A stretch of Antennarius striatus isolate MH-2024 chromosome 6, ASM4005453v1, whole genome shotgun sequence DNA encodes these proteins:
- the fosb gene encoding protein FosB isoform X1: MQLFWKETNSVSLGDTKKISICDIALSPVTAGVTFSRSPSGEMYQGFPGDPDNGSRGSSSPSIESQYLSSVDSFGSPPTTCAPQVHSIFAPVPTQECVSAGAGLSIVDSGPGASVQGEMPGSFVPTVTAITTSQDLQWMVQPTLVSSQASGQSGSTGTTTMTQPVSLVDPYDMPGPSYSSGSAFTPPSSDPGPAPGPIRHSRTRSRRAREESVSEDGDVGVLLTPEEEEKRRVRRERNKLAAAKCRNRRRELTDRLQSETDILEEEKAELEAEISELQKEKERLEFVLVAHQPTCKIQYQDQPQQGSSQLPPMQSQLPPQTLQSSVSNVGLTIKEDTFYLPPPYTANPASTQPQPMVQPQQLQQQPQPGIMQEVEFSSSFYGSGERAPAGPCLMPSDSGGGGGNNDDAAIASYNASYTSSFVFTYPEGACGVSANQRNSSSEQSSDSLNSPSLLAL, from the exons ATGCAACTTTTTTGGAAAGAAACTAATAGCGTCTCACTGGGTGATACGAAAAAAATCAGTATCT GTGACATCGCGCTCTCACCGGTCACTGCAGGTGTCACGTTCTCTCGCTCTCCCTCCGGGGAAATGTACCAAGGGTTCCCCGGTGACCCAGACAACGGATCCCGTGGAAGTTCGTCTCCATCCATAGAGTCCCAGTACCTTTCCTCCGTGGACTCCTTCGGGAGCCCGCCGACCACCTGTGCTCCACAG GTTCACTCTATCTTTGCTCCTGTTCCTACTCAGGAGTGTGTGTCAGCAGGAGCTGGCTTGAGCATTGTGGACAGCGGGCCGGGGGCCAGTGTTCAAGGGGAGATGCCCGGTTCATTCGTGCCAACAGTCACTGCCATCACCACCAGTCAGGACCTGCAGTGGATGGTTCAACCAACACTCGTCTCATCTCAGGCCTCTGGGCAAAGTGGGTCCACTGGCACCACCACCATGACCCAACCAGTATCGCTGGTTGACCCGTACGACATGCCGGGTCCCAGTTATTCTTCGGGGTCTGCGTTCACCCCTCCAAGTTCAGATCCGGGCCCAGCTCCAGGCCCGATCCGACATTCCAGAACACGTAGCCGCCGTGCACGAGAAGAGTCTGTGAGTGAAGATGGAGATGTTGGTGTGtta CTgacacctgaggaggaggagaagaggcgAGTTCGACGAGAGAGAAACAAGCTGGCTGCTGCCAAATGCAGAAACCGTCGGAGAGAGCTGACAGACAGACTACAGTCA GAGACCGACatactggaggaggagaaggccGAGTTGGAAGCTGAGATATCTGAGctgcagaaggagaaggagcgACTGGAGTTCGTCCTGGTGGCCCATCAGCCAACCTGTAAGATCCAGTACCAGGACCAACCTCAGCAAGGCTCATCACAGCTCCCTCCAATGCAGTCCCAGCTCCCTCCCCAGACCTTGCAATCTTCTGTCTCCAATGTGGGCTTGACCATCAAGGAGGATACTTTCTATCTGCCTCCTCCTTATACAGCCAATCCAGCTTCTACACAGCCCCAGCCAATGGTTCAGCCGCAGCAACTCCAACAGCAGCCTCAGCCAGGGATAATGCAGGAGGTAGAGTTTTCTAGTTCTTTCTATGGCTCAGGTGAGCGGGCACCAGCCGGTCCATGCCTTATGCCCAGcgacagtggtggtggtggtggtaacaaTGACGATGCGGCCATTGCCAGCTACAACGCCTCATACACATCTTCATTTGTGTTCACCTACCCAGAGGGAGCCTGCGGGGTCAGTGCCAACCAGCGGAACAGCAGTAGCGAGCAGTCATCTGATTCCCTGAACTCTCCTTCACTGCTGGCACTCTGA
- the fosb gene encoding protein FosB isoform X6: MQLFWKETNSVSLGDTKKISICDIALSPVTAGVTFSRSPSGEMYQGFPGDPDNGSRGSSSPSIESQYLSSVDSFGSPPTTCAPQVHSIFAPVPTQECVSAGAGLSIVDSGPGASVQGEMPGSFVPTVTAITTSQDLQWMVQPTLVSSQASGQSGSTGTTTMTQPVSLVDPYDMPGPSYSSGSAFTPPSSDPGPAPGPIRHSRTRSRRAREESVSEDGDVGVLLTPEEEEKRRVRRERNKLAAAKCRNRRRELTDRLQSETDILEEEKAELEAEISELQKEKERLEFVLVAHQPTCKIQYQDQPQQGSSQLPPMQSQLPPQTLQSSVSNVGLTIKEDTFYLPPPYTANPASTQPQPMVQPQQLQQQPQPGIMQEREPAGSVPTSGTAVASSHLIP; this comes from the exons ATGCAACTTTTTTGGAAAGAAACTAATAGCGTCTCACTGGGTGATACGAAAAAAATCAGTATCT GTGACATCGCGCTCTCACCGGTCACTGCAGGTGTCACGTTCTCTCGCTCTCCCTCCGGGGAAATGTACCAAGGGTTCCCCGGTGACCCAGACAACGGATCCCGTGGAAGTTCGTCTCCATCCATAGAGTCCCAGTACCTTTCCTCCGTGGACTCCTTCGGGAGCCCGCCGACCACCTGTGCTCCACAG GTTCACTCTATCTTTGCTCCTGTTCCTACTCAGGAGTGTGTGTCAGCAGGAGCTGGCTTGAGCATTGTGGACAGCGGGCCGGGGGCCAGTGTTCAAGGGGAGATGCCCGGTTCATTCGTGCCAACAGTCACTGCCATCACCACCAGTCAGGACCTGCAGTGGATGGTTCAACCAACACTCGTCTCATCTCAGGCCTCTGGGCAAAGTGGGTCCACTGGCACCACCACCATGACCCAACCAGTATCGCTGGTTGACCCGTACGACATGCCGGGTCCCAGTTATTCTTCGGGGTCTGCGTTCACCCCTCCAAGTTCAGATCCGGGCCCAGCTCCAGGCCCGATCCGACATTCCAGAACACGTAGCCGCCGTGCACGAGAAGAGTCTGTGAGTGAAGATGGAGATGTTGGTGTGtta CTgacacctgaggaggaggagaagaggcgAGTTCGACGAGAGAGAAACAAGCTGGCTGCTGCCAAATGCAGAAACCGTCGGAGAGAGCTGACAGACAGACTACAGTCA GAGACCGACatactggaggaggagaaggccGAGTTGGAAGCTGAGATATCTGAGctgcagaaggagaaggagcgACTGGAGTTCGTCCTGGTGGCCCATCAGCCAACCTGTAAGATCCAGTACCAGGACCAACCTCAGCAAGGCTCATCACAGCTCCCTCCAATGCAGTCCCAGCTCCCTCCCCAGACCTTGCAATCTTCTGTCTCCAATGTGGGCTTGACCATCAAGGAGGATACTTTCTATCTGCCTCCTCCTTATACAGCCAATCCAGCTTCTACACAGCCCCAGCCAATGGTTCAGCCGCAGCAACTCCAACAGCAGCCTCAGCCAGGGATAATGCAGGAG AGGGAGCCTGCGGGGTCAGTGCCAACCAGCGGAACAGCAGTAGCGAGCAGTCATCTGATTCCCTGA
- the fosb gene encoding protein FosB isoform X5 — protein MYQGFPGDPDNGSRGSSSPSIESQYLSSVDSFGSPPTTCAPQVHSIFAPVPTQECVSAGAGLSIVDSGPGASVQGEMPGSFVPTVTAITTSQDLQWMVQPTLVSSQASGQSGSTGTTTMTQPVSLVDPYDMPGPSYSSGSAFTPPSSDPGPAPGPIRHSRTRSRRAREESVSEDGDVGVLLTPEEEEKRRVRRERNKLAAAKCRNRRRELTDRLQSETDILEEEKAELEAEISELQKEKERLEFVLVAHQPTCKIQYQDQPQQGSSQLPPMQSQLPPQTLQSSVSNVGLTIKEDTFYLPPPYTANPASTQPQPMVQPQQLQQQPQPGIMQEVEFSSSFYGSGERAPAGPCLMPSDSGGGGGNNDDAAIASYNASYTSSFVFTYPEGACGVSANQRNSSSEQSSDSLNSPSLLAL, from the exons ATGTACCAAGGGTTCCCCGGTGACCCAGACAACGGATCCCGTGGAAGTTCGTCTCCATCCATAGAGTCCCAGTACCTTTCCTCCGTGGACTCCTTCGGGAGCCCGCCGACCACCTGTGCTCCACAG GTTCACTCTATCTTTGCTCCTGTTCCTACTCAGGAGTGTGTGTCAGCAGGAGCTGGCTTGAGCATTGTGGACAGCGGGCCGGGGGCCAGTGTTCAAGGGGAGATGCCCGGTTCATTCGTGCCAACAGTCACTGCCATCACCACCAGTCAGGACCTGCAGTGGATGGTTCAACCAACACTCGTCTCATCTCAGGCCTCTGGGCAAAGTGGGTCCACTGGCACCACCACCATGACCCAACCAGTATCGCTGGTTGACCCGTACGACATGCCGGGTCCCAGTTATTCTTCGGGGTCTGCGTTCACCCCTCCAAGTTCAGATCCGGGCCCAGCTCCAGGCCCGATCCGACATTCCAGAACACGTAGCCGCCGTGCACGAGAAGAGTCTGTGAGTGAAGATGGAGATGTTGGTGTGtta CTgacacctgaggaggaggagaagaggcgAGTTCGACGAGAGAGAAACAAGCTGGCTGCTGCCAAATGCAGAAACCGTCGGAGAGAGCTGACAGACAGACTACAGTCA GAGACCGACatactggaggaggagaaggccGAGTTGGAAGCTGAGATATCTGAGctgcagaaggagaaggagcgACTGGAGTTCGTCCTGGTGGCCCATCAGCCAACCTGTAAGATCCAGTACCAGGACCAACCTCAGCAAGGCTCATCACAGCTCCCTCCAATGCAGTCCCAGCTCCCTCCCCAGACCTTGCAATCTTCTGTCTCCAATGTGGGCTTGACCATCAAGGAGGATACTTTCTATCTGCCTCCTCCTTATACAGCCAATCCAGCTTCTACACAGCCCCAGCCAATGGTTCAGCCGCAGCAACTCCAACAGCAGCCTCAGCCAGGGATAATGCAGGAGGTAGAGTTTTCTAGTTCTTTCTATGGCTCAGGTGAGCGGGCACCAGCCGGTCCATGCCTTATGCCCAGcgacagtggtggtggtggtggtaacaaTGACGATGCGGCCATTGCCAGCTACAACGCCTCATACACATCTTCATTTGTGTTCACCTACCCAGAGGGAGCCTGCGGGGTCAGTGCCAACCAGCGGAACAGCAGTAGCGAGCAGTCATCTGATTCCCTGAACTCTCCTTCACTGCTGGCACTCTGA
- the fosb gene encoding protein FosB isoform X3: MQLFWKETNSVSLGDTKKISICDIALSPVTAGVTFSRSPSGEMYQGFPGDPDNGSRGSSSPSIESQYLSSVDSFGSPPTTCAPQECVSAGAGLSIVDSGPGASVQGEMPGSFVPTVTAITTSQDLQWMVQPTLVSSQASGQSGSTGTTTMTQPVSLVDPYDMPGPSYSSGSAFTPPSSDPGPAPGPIRHSRTRSRRAREESVSEDGDVGVLLTPEEEEKRRVRRERNKLAAAKCRNRRRELTDRLQSETDILEEEKAELEAEISELQKEKERLEFVLVAHQPTCKIQYQDQPQQGSSQLPPMQSQLPPQTLQSSVSNVGLTIKEDTFYLPPPYTANPASTQPQPMVQPQQLQQQPQPGIMQEVEFSSSFYGSGERAPAGPCLMPSDSGGGGGNNDDAAIASYNASYTSSFVFTYPEGACGVSANQRNSSSEQSSDSLNSPSLLAL, encoded by the exons ATGCAACTTTTTTGGAAAGAAACTAATAGCGTCTCACTGGGTGATACGAAAAAAATCAGTATCT GTGACATCGCGCTCTCACCGGTCACTGCAGGTGTCACGTTCTCTCGCTCTCCCTCCGGGGAAATGTACCAAGGGTTCCCCGGTGACCCAGACAACGGATCCCGTGGAAGTTCGTCTCCATCCATAGAGTCCCAGTACCTTTCCTCCGTGGACTCCTTCGGGAGCCCGCCGACCACCTGTGCTCCACAG GAGTGTGTGTCAGCAGGAGCTGGCTTGAGCATTGTGGACAGCGGGCCGGGGGCCAGTGTTCAAGGGGAGATGCCCGGTTCATTCGTGCCAACAGTCACTGCCATCACCACCAGTCAGGACCTGCAGTGGATGGTTCAACCAACACTCGTCTCATCTCAGGCCTCTGGGCAAAGTGGGTCCACTGGCACCACCACCATGACCCAACCAGTATCGCTGGTTGACCCGTACGACATGCCGGGTCCCAGTTATTCTTCGGGGTCTGCGTTCACCCCTCCAAGTTCAGATCCGGGCCCAGCTCCAGGCCCGATCCGACATTCCAGAACACGTAGCCGCCGTGCACGAGAAGAGTCTGTGAGTGAAGATGGAGATGTTGGTGTGtta CTgacacctgaggaggaggagaagaggcgAGTTCGACGAGAGAGAAACAAGCTGGCTGCTGCCAAATGCAGAAACCGTCGGAGAGAGCTGACAGACAGACTACAGTCA GAGACCGACatactggaggaggagaaggccGAGTTGGAAGCTGAGATATCTGAGctgcagaaggagaaggagcgACTGGAGTTCGTCCTGGTGGCCCATCAGCCAACCTGTAAGATCCAGTACCAGGACCAACCTCAGCAAGGCTCATCACAGCTCCCTCCAATGCAGTCCCAGCTCCCTCCCCAGACCTTGCAATCTTCTGTCTCCAATGTGGGCTTGACCATCAAGGAGGATACTTTCTATCTGCCTCCTCCTTATACAGCCAATCCAGCTTCTACACAGCCCCAGCCAATGGTTCAGCCGCAGCAACTCCAACAGCAGCCTCAGCCAGGGATAATGCAGGAGGTAGAGTTTTCTAGTTCTTTCTATGGCTCAGGTGAGCGGGCACCAGCCGGTCCATGCCTTATGCCCAGcgacagtggtggtggtggtggtaacaaTGACGATGCGGCCATTGCCAGCTACAACGCCTCATACACATCTTCATTTGTGTTCACCTACCCAGAGGGAGCCTGCGGGGTCAGTGCCAACCAGCGGAACAGCAGTAGCGAGCAGTCATCTGATTCCCTGAACTCTCCTTCACTGCTGGCACTCTGA
- the fosb gene encoding protein FosB isoform X4, whose protein sequence is MQLFWKETNSVSLGDTKKISICDIALSPVTAGVTFSRSPSGEMYQGFPGDPDNGSRGSSSPSIESQYLSSVDSFGSPPTTCAPQECVSAGAGLSIVDSGPGASVQGEMPGSFVPTVTAITTSQDLQWMVQPTLVSSQASGQSGSTGTTTMTQPVSLVDPYDMPGPSYSSGSAFTPPSSDPGPAPGPIRHSRTRSRRAREESLTPEEEEKRRVRRERNKLAAAKCRNRRRELTDRLQSETDILEEEKAELEAEISELQKEKERLEFVLVAHQPTCKIQYQDQPQQGSSQLPPMQSQLPPQTLQSSVSNVGLTIKEDTFYLPPPYTANPASTQPQPMVQPQQLQQQPQPGIMQEVEFSSSFYGSGERAPAGPCLMPSDSGGGGGNNDDAAIASYNASYTSSFVFTYPEGACGVSANQRNSSSEQSSDSLNSPSLLAL, encoded by the exons ATGCAACTTTTTTGGAAAGAAACTAATAGCGTCTCACTGGGTGATACGAAAAAAATCAGTATCT GTGACATCGCGCTCTCACCGGTCACTGCAGGTGTCACGTTCTCTCGCTCTCCCTCCGGGGAAATGTACCAAGGGTTCCCCGGTGACCCAGACAACGGATCCCGTGGAAGTTCGTCTCCATCCATAGAGTCCCAGTACCTTTCCTCCGTGGACTCCTTCGGGAGCCCGCCGACCACCTGTGCTCCACAG GAGTGTGTGTCAGCAGGAGCTGGCTTGAGCATTGTGGACAGCGGGCCGGGGGCCAGTGTTCAAGGGGAGATGCCCGGTTCATTCGTGCCAACAGTCACTGCCATCACCACCAGTCAGGACCTGCAGTGGATGGTTCAACCAACACTCGTCTCATCTCAGGCCTCTGGGCAAAGTGGGTCCACTGGCACCACCACCATGACCCAACCAGTATCGCTGGTTGACCCGTACGACATGCCGGGTCCCAGTTATTCTTCGGGGTCTGCGTTCACCCCTCCAAGTTCAGATCCGGGCCCAGCTCCAGGCCCGATCCGACATTCCAGAACACGTAGCCGCCGTGCACGAGAAGAGTCT CTgacacctgaggaggaggagaagaggcgAGTTCGACGAGAGAGAAACAAGCTGGCTGCTGCCAAATGCAGAAACCGTCGGAGAGAGCTGACAGACAGACTACAGTCA GAGACCGACatactggaggaggagaaggccGAGTTGGAAGCTGAGATATCTGAGctgcagaaggagaaggagcgACTGGAGTTCGTCCTGGTGGCCCATCAGCCAACCTGTAAGATCCAGTACCAGGACCAACCTCAGCAAGGCTCATCACAGCTCCCTCCAATGCAGTCCCAGCTCCCTCCCCAGACCTTGCAATCTTCTGTCTCCAATGTGGGCTTGACCATCAAGGAGGATACTTTCTATCTGCCTCCTCCTTATACAGCCAATCCAGCTTCTACACAGCCCCAGCCAATGGTTCAGCCGCAGCAACTCCAACAGCAGCCTCAGCCAGGGATAATGCAGGAGGTAGAGTTTTCTAGTTCTTTCTATGGCTCAGGTGAGCGGGCACCAGCCGGTCCATGCCTTATGCCCAGcgacagtggtggtggtggtggtaacaaTGACGATGCGGCCATTGCCAGCTACAACGCCTCATACACATCTTCATTTGTGTTCACCTACCCAGAGGGAGCCTGCGGGGTCAGTGCCAACCAGCGGAACAGCAGTAGCGAGCAGTCATCTGATTCCCTGAACTCTCCTTCACTGCTGGCACTCTGA
- the fosb gene encoding protein FosB isoform X2 gives MQLFWKETNSVSLGDTKKISICDIALSPVTAGVTFSRSPSGEMYQGFPGDPDNGSRGSSSPSIESQYLSSVDSFGSPPTTCAPQVHSIFAPVPTQECVSAGAGLSIVDSGPGASVQGEMPGSFVPTVTAITTSQDLQWMVQPTLVSSQASGQSGSTGTTTMTQPVSLVDPYDMPGPSYSSGSAFTPPSSDPGPAPGPIRHSRTRSRRAREESLTPEEEEKRRVRRERNKLAAAKCRNRRRELTDRLQSETDILEEEKAELEAEISELQKEKERLEFVLVAHQPTCKIQYQDQPQQGSSQLPPMQSQLPPQTLQSSVSNVGLTIKEDTFYLPPPYTANPASTQPQPMVQPQQLQQQPQPGIMQEVEFSSSFYGSGERAPAGPCLMPSDSGGGGGNNDDAAIASYNASYTSSFVFTYPEGACGVSANQRNSSSEQSSDSLNSPSLLAL, from the exons ATGCAACTTTTTTGGAAAGAAACTAATAGCGTCTCACTGGGTGATACGAAAAAAATCAGTATCT GTGACATCGCGCTCTCACCGGTCACTGCAGGTGTCACGTTCTCTCGCTCTCCCTCCGGGGAAATGTACCAAGGGTTCCCCGGTGACCCAGACAACGGATCCCGTGGAAGTTCGTCTCCATCCATAGAGTCCCAGTACCTTTCCTCCGTGGACTCCTTCGGGAGCCCGCCGACCACCTGTGCTCCACAG GTTCACTCTATCTTTGCTCCTGTTCCTACTCAGGAGTGTGTGTCAGCAGGAGCTGGCTTGAGCATTGTGGACAGCGGGCCGGGGGCCAGTGTTCAAGGGGAGATGCCCGGTTCATTCGTGCCAACAGTCACTGCCATCACCACCAGTCAGGACCTGCAGTGGATGGTTCAACCAACACTCGTCTCATCTCAGGCCTCTGGGCAAAGTGGGTCCACTGGCACCACCACCATGACCCAACCAGTATCGCTGGTTGACCCGTACGACATGCCGGGTCCCAGTTATTCTTCGGGGTCTGCGTTCACCCCTCCAAGTTCAGATCCGGGCCCAGCTCCAGGCCCGATCCGACATTCCAGAACACGTAGCCGCCGTGCACGAGAAGAGTCT CTgacacctgaggaggaggagaagaggcgAGTTCGACGAGAGAGAAACAAGCTGGCTGCTGCCAAATGCAGAAACCGTCGGAGAGAGCTGACAGACAGACTACAGTCA GAGACCGACatactggaggaggagaaggccGAGTTGGAAGCTGAGATATCTGAGctgcagaaggagaaggagcgACTGGAGTTCGTCCTGGTGGCCCATCAGCCAACCTGTAAGATCCAGTACCAGGACCAACCTCAGCAAGGCTCATCACAGCTCCCTCCAATGCAGTCCCAGCTCCCTCCCCAGACCTTGCAATCTTCTGTCTCCAATGTGGGCTTGACCATCAAGGAGGATACTTTCTATCTGCCTCCTCCTTATACAGCCAATCCAGCTTCTACACAGCCCCAGCCAATGGTTCAGCCGCAGCAACTCCAACAGCAGCCTCAGCCAGGGATAATGCAGGAGGTAGAGTTTTCTAGTTCTTTCTATGGCTCAGGTGAGCGGGCACCAGCCGGTCCATGCCTTATGCCCAGcgacagtggtggtggtggtggtaacaaTGACGATGCGGCCATTGCCAGCTACAACGCCTCATACACATCTTCATTTGTGTTCACCTACCCAGAGGGAGCCTGCGGGGTCAGTGCCAACCAGCGGAACAGCAGTAGCGAGCAGTCATCTGATTCCCTGAACTCTCCTTCACTGCTGGCACTCTGA